A part of Aegilops tauschii subsp. strangulata cultivar AL8/78 chromosome 2, Aet v6.0, whole genome shotgun sequence genomic DNA contains:
- the LOC109753167 gene encoding transcription factor E2FA gives MSGGGRPQAAQQIVQSVQKCVPLAPERPPFAVPAEYHRFPLPPSSSAPAAASRGSAGGDVEEGIIIRTPLKRKAPCGESDAIESTEWMITSPGFTEGVSSPHMTPVSGKAARTYKSKAKGSKDGLQTPISNAGSPGTPLTPGSSRAEHSLGELTKKFISLLKQAEDGILDLNNVAEILVVKKRRIYDITNVLEGIGLLEKKLKNRIRWRGLDDSGANLDNEISVLETELENLKLQEKALDNRISEMHEKVRELTEEENNQRWLYLTEDDIKGLPCFQNETLIAIKAPHGTTLEVPDPDEAGDYIQRRYTIVIRSTMGSIDLYLVSKFEENMEELVGVATPPRHANVAEPASTDGFIATEAGQSSRSKDKLPNIQHIHRTPDLNAQDFGGMAKITPEFHVDADYYLLTDGDASSITDMWRTAPEVQWDQFLAEEATAPRTPQQQPAVVGKSTAVGPTCG, from the exons ATGTCGGGAGGCGGCCGGCCGCAGGCCGCGCAGCAAATCGTGCAATCGGTGCAGAAGTGCGTTCCGCTGGCCCCGGAGCGTCCGCCCTTCGCCGTCCCCGCCGAATACCACCGGTTCCCCTtgccgccgtcctcctccgccCCGGCAGCAGCATCCCGGGGCAGCGCTGGCGGCGATGTCGAGGAGGGGATCATCATCAGGACGCCC CTAAAAAGAAAAGCTCCATGTGGAGAAAGTGATGCCATTGAGTCAACTGAATGGATGATAACCAGCCCTGGGTTTACTGAAGGAGTTAGCAGTCCACATATGACCCCTGTCTCTGGAAAAGCTGCTAGGACATACAAATCAAAGGCTAAAGGCAGCAAAGATGGACTGCAGACCCCTATATCAAATGCTG GTTCACCTGGTACTCCACTCACTCCTGGTTCTTCCCGCGCTGAACATTCATTAG GGGAATTGACTAAAAAGTTCATCAGTTTGCTCAAGCAGGCTGAAGATGGCATTTTAGATTTGAATAATGTTGCAGAGATATTAGTG GTTAAAAAAAGACGCATATACGACATTACAAATGTCCTTGAAGGAATTGGGCTGTTAGAAAAGAAGCTTAAGAACAGAATCCGTTGGAG GGGTTTGGATGACTCAGGAGCTAACTTAGACAATGAAATTTCAGTTTTGGAG ACAGAACTTGAAAATCTTAAACTCCAAGAAAAAGCATTGGATAATCGTATAAG TGAAATGCATGAAAAGGTGAGGGAGTTAACTGAAGAGGAGAACAATCAGAG GTGGCTATACCTTACCGAGGATGACATCAAGGGATTGCCCTGCTTTCAG AATGAAACACTAATCGCGATAAAAGCACCTCATGGCACTACACTGGAAGTACCAGATCCTGATGAG GCTGGTGATTATATCCAAAGGAGATACACAATCGTAATAAGGAGTACAATGGGTTCCATCGATCTTTACCTGGTTAG taAATTTGAGGAAAACATGGAAGAGCTGGTTGGTGTCGCAACGCCTCCAAGGCACGCAAATGTGGCAGAACCTGCCTCCACAGACGGATTCATAGCAACAGAAGCTGGACAAAGCAGCAGATCAAAGGACAAGTTGCCGAATATTCAGCATATCCACAGAACTCCAGATCTAAATGCTCAAGACTTTGGGGGGATGGCAAAGATAACTCCAGAATTTCAT GTTGATGCTGACTACTACCTTCTCACTGACGGTGATGCCAGCAGCATTACAGATATGTGGAGAACAGCAC CAGAAGTGCAGTGGGATCAGTTCTTAGCTGAAGAGGCAACCGCCCCTCGCACACCCCAGCAACAGCCAGCAGTTGTCGGTAAATCTACAGCTGTAGGCCCAACCTGTGGATAG
- the LOC109753182 gene encoding uncharacterized protein, translated as MSMRSLLVLALVVAAAACLAAPRGAHGAGECGKTPADKMALKLAPCASAGQDPKSAPSSGCCTAVHTIGKQSPKCLCAVMLSDTAKSAGIKPEVAMSIPKRCNLVDRPVGYKCGAYTLP; from the exons ATGTCGATGAGGAGTCTGCTGGTGCTCGCTCTGGTGGTCGCGGCCGCGGCGTGCCTCGCGGCGCCGCGCGGCGCGCACGGGGCCGGCGAGTGCGGGAAGACGCCGGCGGACAAGATGGCGCTGAAGCTGGCGCCGTGCGCGTCGGCGGGGCAGGACCCCAAGTCGGCGCCGTCCAGCGGGTGCTGCACGGCTGTACACACCATCGGCAAGCAGAGCCCCAAGTGCCTCTGCGCCGTCATGCTCTCCGACACCGCCAAGAGCGCCGGCATCAAGCCGGAGGTCGCCATGTCCATCCCCAAGCGCTGCAACCTCGTCGACCGCCCTGTCGGCTACAAGTGCGGAG CTTACACTCTGCCGTGA
- the LOC109753181 gene encoding non-specific lipid transfer protein GPI-anchored 1-like: MRSLISVSAAALVLAAVLAAAPRLAGGQDECGATPPDQEALKLVPCVAAGKDPDSKPSDRCCAAVKEIGERSPACLCAVLLSKIVRRVGVKPEVAITIPKRCDLADRPIGYKCGDYTMPSLQLKD; the protein is encoded by the exons ATGAGATCCCTGATCTCGGTGTCCGCGGCCGCGCTGGtcctcgccgccgtcctcgccgccgcgccgcggctCGCGGGGGGGCAGGACGAGTGCGGCGCCACCCCGCCGGACCAGGAGGCCCTGAAGCTGGTGCCGTGCGTGGCGGCGGGGAAGGACCCGGACTCCAAGCCTTCGGACCGCTGCTGCGCAGCGGTGAAGGAGATCGGGGAGAGGAGCCCCGCGTGCCTCTGCGCGGTGCTGCTCTCCAAGATCGTGCGCCGGGTCGGGGTCAAGCCGGAGGTGGCCATCACCATCCCCAAGCGCTGCGACCTGGCCGACCGCCCCATCGGCTACAAGTGCGGCG ACTACACCATGCCCAGCCTGCAGCTGAAGGACTGA
- the LOC109753168 gene encoding uncharacterized protein, producing the protein MAAPALPLANHAAPTATARYLHRNLQLLQPKRQLPPGFLAARPLRQPRRALSAVPETKEEDAKTAEEITEKYGLEVGLWKIFSSKEEEGGEEGEEGKPKKSRTEQAKELLGKYGGAYLATSITLSLISFTACYLLINAGVDVQQLLGKIGIATDETGGKVGTFALAYAAHKAASPIRFPPTVALTPVVANWIGKITKGGD; encoded by the exons ATGGCCGCGCCAGCTCTCCCCCTTGCCAACCACGCCGCTCCCACGGCCACGGCCAGGTACCTCCACCGCAACCTCCAGTTACTGCAGCCCAAGCGGCAGCTCCCGCCCGGCTTCCTCGCCGCTCGGCCTCTCCGGCAGCCGCGCCGGGCGCTCTCCGCCGTGCCGGAAACCAAGGAGGAGGACGCCAAGACGGCCGAGGAGATCACCGAGAAGTACGGCCTCGAGGTCGGCCTCTGGAag ATATTTAGctcgaaggaggaggagggaggcgaggaaggggaggaggggaagcCGAAGAAGTCGAGAACGGAGCAGGCCAAGGAGCTCCTGGGCAAGTACGGCGGCGCGTACCTGGCCACCTCGATCACGCTCTCGCTCATCTCCTTCACCGCCTGCTACCTCCTCATCAACGCCGGCGTCGACGTCCAGCAGCTGCTCGGCAAG ATTGGGATCGCCACGGACGAGACCGGAGGGAAGGTGGGGACATTCGCGCTGGCCTACGCCGCGCATAAGGCCGCGTCGCCGATAAGGTTCCCGCCGACTGTGGCGCTCACGCCGGTGGTGGCCAACTGGATAGGGAAGATCACCAAGGGAGGCGACTGA